GGGGAGTAAACATGCTCCGCTTAACAAAAATTGCGCATCCTTCTCCTGCGTTTCCACCCTTTACAGTAAGCCATGAATGATATTTTGTGTCGAACAGAAACTTTAAATAATCGTTATAGACTTTACGTGAACACTCCTGAAGGCACAGAATGTCTGGGTCCAGGTAGTTAATTTCCCTCCCAATTAGCTGGTTTCTATAGTTGTAGTCTAAGAATTCCGCCGGGCAATACGGGAAGAATGTTGATGACGGGTCTGTTGACGTCAAATATGTTGGGGATAGAATGTTGAATGAAACGACTCTGGTATCGTAGTTCGGGTCCTGTAATGAGTTGGAAACATGGTTTTTTGGCGAAGAATTGAATTTCGATATACGTTCAAATTGCCACTGACAATTCGGTGATAATTCAATTCTTGATAAGTTTGACTCGAATATATCATATTTCATAAGTGAGTTTGTTACTCTTGCCTTTATGGTTTTGCCCAGGTCAGATAACCTTGGAATATATTGCAAATCGTTACTCAGAAGGTTACCTTCTGAATCGAGCCATTCCACAAAGACATGTGAATAGTTGTTTTCCTCTTCATCTCTTATTGTCACAGGGACAGGACAGTCTACCATACACGTTTGTAACAGCTTAACCTTATCCAGCTGGGGGACGTTTGTGAACAACTTGagtaaattatcatttattGATATAAAGGAGGATTTTAGTATTGTTTCCTTACAATTTGAACTCTCATCAAATGTTTTGAAGAGGTTTGTCAGAAATGATACTGAGTACTCTGACAGGTTATCTATATGTGTGTTACTTTTCCCATTTCCagtttttaataaattacgTTTCATTCTTGCTAGTGTAACGCCGATTGTTTCGGACTTATCTCTTTCCATTTTAAGCTTCCGGTCATTCCAAAAGAGGGTTAGGTACAACTTGTCTCCCTCTTCCGGGACCCTAGCTATTgcataattattactttgCATTTGtgatatattattatcgATGTTATATTCCTGATAGTCTAATGAACCATTAAATGTTCTCAAAGTATTAATCCatctattatttaaaatcgGCCATATTATTGACTGTAATATCTGATTATATCCTCGCTTTTCGACAACACTAAAATTGTTCCTTagatttgtttaaatttatgtattgatttatatataactattaGAAACCGATTTTACCTGGTTGTGTTTGTTGTTTGATTATCTGGTTTGGAAGAAACAAGGGATCTGATAGTTGAAAGAAATGACAAATTAAGGTCGGAAGGACATCTCTTTAAATGataatgtttaaaatggtAGGATACAAAGCGATTCCTGTAGCAATATAAGGAACATCTACTATACatgaaatatattaatatattggTGGAAAATAATCTTGTGAATCTATCATAAATTGATGAAATGGCAAAGATAAACAGGATGACGTTCATATGAGTaaacaaatatattttCCAAACCTATCATGATAAAAgagagtaaaataattactcGTAagaaatttacattttatatatgattaaatttgttaagAATCCCAATATCTATATCTCATACACTATGAACTACTAATTAACaactaattataattttataatatattttaatttatttgattttagtTGTTCTAAATCCctttaatgtttaaaatgtgtttttaGTTTCTATAAATGTCAACCCTAGCTAGGCGTAGGATTATTCAGGATATTTCCAGGATTACTAAGGATCCTCCTAAAGGCACGAACGCCCTTCCCTTTTCTGACAATATGATGTATTGCCATGCTATAATAAACGGTTCTGAGGGCACAATCTGGGAATGTGGAACTTTTCATTTAATCATAAAGTTTACTGAGGATTATCCTACTAAACCTCCTGTTGTTCGGTTTCTTTCTAAAATGTTTCATCCAAATAGTaagaattaatttataaaatatttttttagtttattacGATGGTTCCATTTGCTTGGATATTTTGCAGAAGCAATGGACTCCCATGTATGATGTTtcttcaattttaatatcaattcaggtattttattcattattaatcaTTGTTAGTCTCTTCTTAATGATCCTAATCCAATGTCACCTGCCAATACTGAAGCTTCTGAGATTTACACTCACGATTTCTTTTTATACCAAACTCGTGTTCTTCAGTGTGTAGAGGATAGTTGGCATGTTCCTGTTCTTACGGATTCTTTTCTTGATTCTCTTTAATCGCATAATGTTTTCTCCTTATATTtctatattttatcatatatGCACATATATTTGTGTATATTACTTATACCTGGCTTATATACTATCAGTATTATACACTTGTAATATagtgtatataaattatagtaCAAACACAATAGTGATGGGTAGAGTATTATATTATCAATTGTTGAATTCTGTTGGAGTAATTACATCATCAATTTTCAGTATCATTTTGACAACTTGAGTTGCAAGTGAGAGTTGTTGTACTTTGGAATGGAGTGACTCGAATATGCCAAACTTTGAAAGGTCATCGATTTCCAGGTTAACGCAATCAATTCCAATAAATGGGTTGTTTTCCTTAATTTGCCTGGCTTTTGCCTTTGTCACATAGTCAAAGGAGTTAAGTCCAGAATTATCTGCCAATGCAAGTGGAATTGATAGGAGGGCGTCTGCAAAACCAGTCACCGAGTACTGTTCGAGCTTATCGAAATTTGCCGCAGCTTTTTCAACTGCTATTGAGCATGCAATTTCTGGCGCTCCTCCTCCGGGGACTACTCTTGAATCTCTTATCAAGTTTCTCACACAGCATATTGCGTCGTGAATCGACCTTTCAGTTTCACAAACTGTCATCTGGTTACCACCTCTTATTAGAACTGTAACTGCTCTGCTATTTGGGCATCCTAATAATTCGttaatacaaattaaacaatCCGATGgataaactaataattgaatatctgttattatatataccTTCAATAACGACAACTTCTGAGTGGTCTGTCCCTGTTGCAATTTCTCTAATAAGTTTGGCGGTTCCTAGTTTTTCTGGTGTTAAATCTTCGAATCTTGCAACTATTTGGCCTCCTGTGGCTATTGCTATAAGTTCCATTTCAACTCCTCCTACCCAACGCACTGCTGGAATCCCTCTCTGCATCAAGAGGTGGTTTGCTTCATCATCAAATCCCCACTGACAAATTAcctaatttattattacttttaTCTTAATAACTTACAAAATTGGCTCCAGATTTCTCAACTCGGTCCACCATGTCCAAAAAGTACTTCTGTTCACATTCCTGTAACTTCTCATAGCTTTCAACGTCttttatttcaattttGTTCTTGGTTTTTGGCTTCGgctaaaaatttattattttaccttatttgtgaaatttactataaatattaacCATAAATAAATGGCTGATATGCACTTACAGGTTCAAATGGGCAAGTTAGAATTGCAATTTTAGCATCCCGGGTAGTCTTTCTCATCTGTGAATGACTTAAATCCTTATTCAAAACAATTCCCTGAATCAGTTCAGTCTGCTCTAATCTTCCTCCCGCCTTACTCTCAAtctattttataattatatctTCCATATAATTGTAGTATATTAgcatttaaattagttaaatatataaataaatcacCTTGATAAGCTCTAAATTAACATCTTTCCTTTCTGTATCTGCAACTGCCATTACTGCTCTAACTGCAATATCAGCCAAGTGTGACTGGCAACTTGAAACTACTTTTGATCCTAGAGACGTGAACGCCGCTTGTTTTCTGAACATTTGgttatatttgtttaaataataaaactatctatgatattgtatataaataggGTTATACAGAATGTGATAATTGTCGGAAAATATATCTTGTTGAATAGCAATTTTTTTAAGTGTGTCGATTGCAATGGAGCACGCTTGTTCGTAGCCGTCTGCAATATGTAGAGGATGAAGGCCACGATCCAGGAACTTCAATGCTTTATCAAGAAGGGCTCCAGCTAGTATTACAACTCCCGTTGTACCATCACCGACCTCTTCATCTTGGctttttgataaatcaaCCAATAGCTTTGCACATTGATGTTGAATCTACACgtttaattagtaaatctattcttttatagtataatcAGGCATAATCTTGTATATAAAACTCACTTCCATTTTCTGTAAAACAGTAGCTCCGTCGTTAGTGATTGTAACTTGGCCATCTGGTCCaactataattttatccatGCCCTTTGGGCCCAGTGACGTTGTAAGAGTATCTGACACGGCTCTTGCAGCCAAAATATTCGACTTATGTGCTTCAAGCCCGGTTATTCTTTTCTTTTCTTGTTCTCTTACTATGACAAATGGTTTCCCAAATTCATCAACCGCAACGTTCATTTTCTGCACTTTAGGAAATATTAGGGAAGGTATGATAAACTCACTTTTGAATAGCGAAGTTATGATATACActtaaatgaaaataaatcttgttaaaattagtagTGAATTTGCAAATcaaatgttttaataattattatgatTAATGATAGGAGACATTATATGTGGTACAAGTAAGTATGTGAAAATATCGaaaatacataaaaatcgcaaattaatttaattaatttaaaagattaaaattatttttatgtttacataaaaattgatatgGGTTGCTACTGGATTTTTTTCTTGGACTTGAAAAgtacaaaatataaaaataataccaTAATCAAGATTCCTATAGCCATCATTGAGAACTTccttattaaataattccgatttaatttttttgatGAAAGTCTGAATTTTAGCGTTTGTTGCTTGAGTCCGTCGGCCATTCTTCCGATATCTAAACAAGTGTGTTTTAAAAACACTAACCTTCTAGGTTTTCTCCTCTCGCCAGTATTTCATCAATATTTTTCTTCATAATATTCGTTACTTCGTTGAGGCTGTCGTTGATCATATTCAGCGACTTGAGTGAATTTGGACTATTTATTTCattctttattttatatataactcgatctacaaatttaatttttattattaattatttatcaacatACCAAATCCGATAAAATGGTATGGTTTCTTGACCGATGCAACTGCTGATGTCACGCTGGTGTGTTCATTTCCAAATTGCTTTAAAACTTCCTCAGTAAAAGCCTTACAAATCTGTGCAAGGAACAGAAAGAGTATTTTTTTGGGGTGGCTTGATGGAGCGATGCACATGTAACAAACTCCGTCTTCTACCATGTAATGGTAGGACATCTCTCCTTCTTTTACTGAGCATTTCGAGTCTGCTGAACCTACTGTTCTACATATCATACGagaattcatttttattgtttgaAAATCAACTTTCTTAGTATTTTGGTTGTTTACTGAAGTATCAAAATTACGATCATTCCAAATCTCAACCAGAGGAAGCCCATCTGATGAGCGGCACAAAACAACGATATCAGCCATTATTAATGTTACATAAAACTTCCCATTTCAAGAAATTTAATAGTACaactaatttttcaaaattataaaaactgagcaattacatatattattgttatataACCACAAAATTATGTGAAACCTTCCTTTACTGAAAAACAATTTGTTAaatgaattaaaataaaaaataatttattaattacaaattaatcttattttaaaaatcgAAAACGCTACTCCTCACACGAAAGCTTCCCTTCCTCcctaattaaatttaaaaccaGGTAGTTATAAGATATACTTTAATGcttttattgttttatattcatCATAGTGTTTTTTACGTTGTTCTTCAAAGTTTTTCCTTTTCTCGTCgtcattttttatctcCATTAACCTATTAACCACCTCTTCCGTTACAGTCTTTTGTACCTATACTCTAATATAATCTAGAACCAGATACTTCTTTGAAATGCTCCGATCTGAGATTAAAATCTTCCTCTGATCCAGAAtcctaaaatatatttttatgcAATAATCTTATTTATCCACTTACCCATGTGTCGTAGTTGAATGGAGTTGAAACTTCAGTTATTTTCATCCTCGTACCTCGCTCATTGTTTTGTTCACTAATACTTTTTTCATCCCAAGTAATAGTTTTTTTCCtattaaatgattttacTGTGTGATTTTGATTATCTCACTTGTGGTTACATTCCTTTTTCATCtttatttaaaatcatgatttatgatgaaaattaatagtgaaaaaaatatttaattaaagCATCTTAAAATAAACGTAATATAAACTcgtaaaaatatttattatattatatatatgaATAGTTTTAATATGCCACACACTGTTATGGACAAAAAATGCTATATTACGTTTTTATATGAAACTTTATGGATTCtacattttaaacactATTCAACGACTTGTTATTTTACAGCGTTTgttttaaagaaatttgGTACATATGTAGATAACCACTGTTCTGATATCTCGGTTACATtttgaatataatttttcttCGTTAATATACAGTCGTTGAAAACAACATATctaaattttgattttactaattaagTGTTACCCAGGAAAGGTGGGTCTGTTGAACATTACTGATGATGGATGGATGTATACACATTGATTGTTGACctattgaaataattaattttattttactctaCCAGTGTGTTATATGATTTTGTTTCAGGGCAGAATTTAGCTGAATTGGTCCAGTTTCCCTTTGTCAAACACTTCCTTACCTGGTCCCAGCTCGATGAATCAGTTAATTTGGATATGTTTTTTACTCCAAATTGTTCTGAGGTTATAATAGATACAAGTTGGTTTCTGATATCCTTTGCTCTATTGAATGCGTGATTATTTACTGCAAATTGTTTACAAAATGTTTCTCGGGAATTTGCCTACAAATCAATATCATtccaattatttttacattttccCAAAGGTTATAGATATTCAACAGTGTTAAGTGGTCTCCGTacttattatacaaatttgaTCTTAATTTCACTCCCTCAGGATTAAACTTTTCTACAACCAGtttaaattacataaaAATGGTTAAATGATGTGTAAGTGAATACCTGTATCAAAGAGTGCAATTTCTGATGAGAGAATAGAAACAATTGTCAATATTTCTGAGGTACATGAAAACTCAAATGATGAAATAAGTAGTTTAGAATGCATTGGCAATAGTGGTATCTGTGCCATCATCTTCCTACATAGTAATGAACCAAACCATTATAATAAACTAGTTACCCTGCTTCTGTTAAATTCCCTTCAGAATCCAATGCTCCAAGTCTGTATAAGTTTAATGCAGCTGATAATATTGTTCCTTTATCTGGAGGATCAATGAACGGAAACTCGAATATGTCCTTAACTCCGATCATCTAAtcatatataaaataatttgttaaaggGTTAATCTTACTTTAAGTTGAAGGAAAACAAACGAAAAATCGATAAGATGTATTTCAGGAGTTGTGTTTTGGGGCATTTTTTCGTATGAATCAAGTGTGTAGAGACGGTATATCTCCCCTAAACTCTATAAAAATCAGTCACGTACCTGGCCCTTCTCTCCCAGCTCTTCCAGCTCTCTGTTTAGCTGATGACTTTGATGTTATGTTAACAGTTAGTGATTCAAAGTTATTCTTTGGGTTGTACTTTCTCTGTTTAACTAGGCCAGTGTCAATTACGTATTTAATCCCAGGAATCGTTAGTGATGTTTCTGCGATGTTTGTCGCTAACACCACCTTTCTGGACTTTGGTGGTGTAGTTTTGAATACCAAATTCTGCCTTTCTAGCGATAGTGCGGAGTATAATGGGCATATCACCAACGATCTCCAGCCGGTCATTTTATACTTCACTTCTCCTACTTTTAAAAACACTTTGTTCATGTTTTTATGGTCAACTGACTCCATTGAGtcatttaaatgtttaacTTTTTGCTTTAAGAGACGCTCTAGTATTTCTATATCTTCTTGGCCTGGCAAAAATACCAGTATGTCACCCGTTTCTGTTGACAGATTTATCTGCAAAACCGATATCATTGCAGCCTAACCATTATTATACCATCATAGTACgacaattatattatttatactaatttaGATATATATTAATGCATTAAAATACCTCGATATAATCTTCAAAGGGTGCTGGTGTGTAGTATATATCAACTGGGAACAATCTTCCGGGTACATTAATTGTGAAAGAATTCTGGAAAAATTCATTGAACACATTAGAATCTATGGTTGCGGACATTACAATAAGCTTTAGTTCGGGCCTTTTTGTGAGTgctaatttaataattccaAGCAGTATATCTGATCTAATCGATCGTTCGTGTACTTCGTCTATTATTACAATTGAATATTTTGACAGAAGTGGGTCAGATATTGATTCCCTCATAAGAATCCCATCAGTTACATACTTGATTCTTGTTGATTCATTAGATTTATTTAGGAATCTCACGTTGAACCCAACTGTGGTACCGAGTTCGGTATTTGTGAGATTCGCTACATATTTTGCTAGCGAAATTGCCGCTACTCTTCTCGGTTGTGTAACTACCAATTTTTGTTTCGGGTTGGTAAAACTTGTGTAAAGCCATAATGGCACAGATGTCGACTTTCCACTACCCGTTGACCCAACCAAGATCAAACATTGGttttcttttattttttcaaatattaGGTCCTTGACTAGGTTAATTGGCAAGGATTCTGAAATcatattatcaaataatattctaaaCCGCCACAcacataaattatacatatcACATATTTATCGATCAAcatctaaaaaattattctatCTTATTCCATTTCAACTTGCATAGGTGTAAAAACACAAGAACACCTGTTTTAACTGCCACCAAACCTATCATGAATATCATAATGCCATCCATACTGTAACCTTTTGAGAGAAGGCTGTCGTAAATCTTCGGAGCAGTGATCATGACTATTCCCGCTAGCAAGTTGAGTAGTCCCATGAGAAGTGTGCTAATTGAGGAGTCGAATGTCTCCACGACGAAGAGCCATACCTGTCCGTTCAAATGTGACGTGAAAATTGAATAGAGAATAATTGAAATGATTGTCGTACATTTGTGGCCAAATGCTATCGTCATATAGGACAATAGAAGGAAAAGGGTTTCGAACCACATGATGTACATTGATCCCATTCGGTCCAGGAATGATGCTAAAGCCAAGCATACTATGACTGATGCGCCCATTCCAATTGCCAGATAATTCCTTTGCTCTTCAGTCATCATTCTGTTTGAGATTGTCATGTAAAATGACGCCGTTATCATTACTATTATGAAGATGATGTTAACCATGAGAAAGTGGAGTGAGAAAACCGATTTCTTCAAAACGCCAACTTTATCTACCTCAATATCGAATAATGACAAAATGATCTCCTTCTTGGATTTCTTTCTTTTTTCCTGTTTCTTGTTTTCGCCACTGAGTGATTCGATGCTTGTTGCGCTTAATGCTTCGTCTATTTCACACTGCTTGTAAAACCTTTTCGGCGGAAAGAAGAGGCATGCTACTATGAAAATACCCATACACATTATTGGTAGCGGGATCATATTTACAGCCATTGATATATTGGTTTTGAACATGACGAGCTTCATAAGAATCGGAATGAACATACCCACTGACATCGACGCTCCCAACAGTGAGGTGATTAGCAGTTCATGATTTGGGAACAGCAATGTTGCGTTAAAGCACGGCAGCACTAAGAAATCCAAACCGAACCCAATGAAAATTGATCCTGGTACATAGAACTTGAAGCTTTCGCTTGAGAAGCTGATGAATAACATTCCAATAAACATTGTTGCTGTTCCTATCATCGCCGTCAATTTAGCTCCAATAACTATGTTACACGAGCCTGCGAATATTGATCCAAAAAATGTCGACGCCATTAAGTACGAAAAAACGTTGTTGATTGCCATCGTTTGTTGTTCGCACGCTGCTTTTACTACCTTTTCTGTTAACGATTTGGCAACTTCTTGATCGCTACATAACCATACATATGCTCCGCTCTTCACGAACATGTCAAAGAAGGACGGAAACGCCCACATGAACCTTCCAAACAGAAGCAGCGAAAGCATTGTTAAGAACAAAAAGTAGTACCTGTTCGTTCCGTACACCTTGCATTGTGTTTTCGCATTCTGAGCTTCCTCGTTTCTGACGAACTCCTCTATGGGATGTCGAAATCGAAACAGAAATGTCATTTTTTCACAGGttttttgaaatattttacGATGCTATtgattttgtttttatttttgtttaatgttatttaaaaattattaaaatgtgtttttatatttttgtaattctttttatattttttaattctgaaaacttatttaatttatatttgaaCAGCTACGTTAATATCTTTATTTAAAACTTCGTTTGTATCCTTTTAAGAAAACATTCAATGGCAAATTTGGATATTTTCTTTACtgaattgttattttaaaataatattgaaaacCCAGAGGGAAAACTGCGtttgttgatattttacGGTGGAATCCaagattattttagtagaagatttatataaacttaaaaataatgatattagagtattttacaaattaaaattaagaatttctggatttatattttacgGATATAATAGAGTCGTTCCCCTTACTATATCGATCTGAACaaggttaaaaattttataaaaaataaaagagAAATGAAATCAGGAgcaaatattttacaacttACTTAAAATGTGCAGACTTAATCGTTTTTAATAGATCCTTAATTTTTCCATGCTGGGGTATATACACCATCTTATGAGCAGCTATTTATAGATTCAAGTATGTC
Above is a window of Theileria parva strain Muguga chromosome 2, complete sequence, whole genome shotgun sequence DNA encoding:
- the Pde12 gene encoding Endonuclease/Exonuclease/phosphatase family protein produces the protein MNVILFIFAISSIYDRFTRLFSTNILIYFMYSRCSLYCYRNRFVSYHFKHYHLKRCPSDLNLSFLSTIRSLVSSKPDNQTTNTTSVVEKRGYNQILQSIIWPILNNRWINTLRTFNGSLDYQEYNIDNNISQMQSNNYAIARVPEEGDKLYLTLFWNDRKLKMERDKSETIGVTLARMKRNLLKTGNGKSNTHIDNLSEYSVSFLTNLFKTFDESSNCKETILKSSFISINDNLLKLFTNVPQLDKVKLLQTCMVDCPVPVTIRDEEENNYSHVFVEWLDSEGNLLSNDLQYIPRLSDLGKTIKARVTNSLMKYDIFESNLSRIELSPNCQWQFERISKFNSSPKNHVSNSLQDPNYDTRVVSFNILSPTYLTSTDPSSTFFPYCPAEFLDYNYRNQLIGREINYLDPDILCLQECSRKVYNDYLKFLFDTKYHSWLTVKGGNAGEGCAIFVKRSMFTPLELHDLYFKDVVKSDEYNEITNKLCTKWLSYGENYFDKYHTVFQFGCYRNKRTNKYLFVANTHLYFHPMAGHIRLLQTYVMLNELEKFKIRAADKHGFDVNSDSYTLMCGDFNSFPNESIYNLILTGHVSYNHPDWSLGERFVYDKSFLVCDGFERLIEPVEVYEDDLNKNESLQVRNYQGYSDSYDQKQLPFTNYCQVFNGTLDFIFHSNNVKVKRNMPGIKAEEASEYIGLPSKLYPSDHLSIAADF
- the Ube2b gene encoding Ubiquitin-conjugating enzyme E2 B — its product is MSTLARRRIIQDISRITKDPPKGTNALPFSDNMMYCHAIINGSEGTIWECGTFHLIIKFTEDYPTKPPVVRFLSKMFHPNIYYDGSICLDILQKQWTPMYDVSSILISIQSLLNDPNPMSPANTEASEIYTHDFFLYQTRVLQCVEDSWHVPVLTDSFLDSL
- a CDS encoding T-complex protein 1 subunit epsilon translates to MQKMNVAVDEFGKPFVIVREQEKKRITGLEAHKSNILAARAVSDTLTTSLGPKGMDKIIVGPDGQVTITNDGATVLQKMEIQHQCAKLLVDLSKSQDEEVGDGTTGVVILAGALLDKALKFLDRGLHPLHIADGYEQACSIAIDTLKKIAIQQDIFSDNYHILKQAAFTSLGSKVVSSCQSHLADIAVRAVMAVADTERKDVNLELIKIESKAGGRLEQTELIQGIVLNKDLSHSQMRKTTRDAKIAILTCPFEPPKPKTKNKIEIKDVESYEKLQECEQKYFLDMVDRVEKSGANFVICQWGFDDEANHLLMQRGIPAVRWVGGVEMELIAIATGGQIVARFEDLTPEKLGTAKLIREIATGTDHSEVVVIEGCPNSRAVTVLIRGGNQMTVCETERSIHDAICCVRNLIRDSRVVPGGGAPEIACSIAVEKAAANFDKLEQYSVTGFADALLSIPLALADNSGLNSFDYVTKAKARQIKENNPFIGIDCVNLEIDDLSKFGIFESLHSKVQQLSLATQVVKMILKIDDVITPTEFNN
- the sec22 gene encoding Synaptobrevin family protein; its protein translation is MADIVVLCRSSDGLPLVEIWNDRNFDTSVNNQNTKKVDFQTIKMNSRMICRTVGSADSKCSVKEGEMSYHYMVEDGVCYMCIAPSSHPKKILFLFLAQICKAFTEEVLKQFGNEHTSVTSAVASVKKPYHFIGFDRVIYKIKNEINSPNSLKSLNMINDSLNEVTNIMKKNIDEILARGENLEDIGRMADGLKQQTLKFRLSSKKLNRNYLIRKFSMMAIGILIMVLFLYFVLFKSKKKIQ
- a CDS encoding Protein phosphatase inhibitor 2 (IPP-2) family protein, with product MKKECNHKKKTITWDEKSISEQNNERGTRMKITEVSTPFNYDTWDSGSEEDFNLRSEHFKEVQKTVTEEVVNRLMEIKNDDEKRKNFEEQRKKHYDEYKTIKALKEEGKLSCEE
- the dhx8 gene encoding Helicase associated domain (HA2) family protein; this encodes MRESISDPLLSKYSIVIIDEVHERSIRSDILLGIIKLALTKRPELKLIVMSATIDSNVFNEFFQNSFTINVPGRLFPVDIYYTPAPFEDYIEAAMISVLQINLSTETGDILVFLPGQEDIEILERLLKQKVKHLNDSMESVDHKNMNKVFLKVGEVKYKMTGWRSLVICPLYSALSLERQNLVFKTTPPKSRKVVLATNIAETSLTIPGIKYVIDTGLVKQRKYNPKNNFESLTVNITSKSSAKQRAGRAGREGPGEIYRLYTLDSYEKMPQNTTPEIHLIDFSFVFLQLKMIGVKDIFEFPFIDPPDKGTILSAALNLYRLGALDSEGNLTEAGKMMAQIPLLPMHSKLLISSFEFSCTSEILTIVSILSSEIALFDTEKFNPEGVKLRSNLYNKYGDHLTLLNIYNLWENANSRETFCKQFAVNNHAFNRAKDIRNQLVSIITSEQFGVKNISKLTDSSSWDQVRKCLTKGNWTNSAKFCPETKSYNTLVNNQCVYIHPSSVMFNRPTFPGYVVFNDCILTKKNYIQNVTEISEQWLSTYVPNFFKTNAVK
- a CDS encoding Major Facilitator Superfamily protein, giving the protein MTFLFRFRHPIEEFVRNEEAQNAKTQCKVYGTNRYYFLFLTMLSLLLFGRFMWAFPSFFDMFVKSGAYVWLCSDQEVAKSLTEKVVKAACEQQTMAINNVFSYLMASTFFGSIFAGSCNIVIGAKLTAMIGTATMFIGMLFISFSSESFKFYVPGSIFIGFGLDFLVLPCFNATLLFPNHELLITSLLGASMSVGMFIPILMKLVMFKTNISMAVNMIPLPIMCMGIFIVACLFFPPKRFYKQCEIDEALSATSIESLSGENKKQEKRKKSKKEIILSLFDIEVDKVGVLKKSVFSLHFLMVNIIFIIVMITASFYMTISNRMMTEEQRNYLAIGMGASVIVCLALASFLDRMGSMYIMWFETLFLLLSYMTIAFGHKCTTIISIILYSIFTSHLNGQVWLFVVETFDSSISTLLMGLLNLLAGIVMITAPKIYDSLLSKGYSMDGIMIFMIGLVAVKTGVLVFLHLCKLKWNKIE